A window of Pseudomonadota bacterium genomic DNA:
ACTTGTTTTTTCTACACGGTAGATGATGCGATAATTGCCAAATATAAGTTCTCTGACATCTTTTCTTCTGATTTCCGCTACAACCCTGCCAAGTTCTGGAGAAGATTTCAGAATATCGACTTTTTGAAAAATTTTATCTACCCAGTCCAGGGCA
This region includes:
- a CDS encoding type II toxin-antitoxin system RelE/ParE family toxin, whose amino-acid sequence is ALDWVDKIFQKVDILKSSPELGRVVAEIRRKDVRELIFGNYRIIYRVEKTSISILTVRHGKQILPVEEIEEMQV